The region GCGGGGAAACTATTAAATTTACAATCACATCAGATTCACCTAAACGGGCAGAATACTGCCAGTTATTCGTGGATTACGTTGCCATGGCTTCAGAGGGGAAGTATGTGGGTGAGGTTCTTGCGGCCAGTTCATTGGGCTCTGCTGCGGATACAGCCCAGATGATACAAATGGGTACATTGGATTTCAATCTGAACGATGATATGTCAATTGATGGTATTCTTGATGGAAAACTGGGATTTGCATGGCTTCCTGGTCTCGTATCAGACTATGATGAGGCAGATCAATATTATAATGAGGGGTGGATTGCAGACCAGGCTGCAAAGATCATGGAAGAGAACAACATAATCAGAATCAGTTCTTTTTGTAATGGTTTTAGGCAGGTGGGGAATATGAAGCGTGAGATAACTGACATGTCTGATCTGAAAGGACTAAAAATCAGAATCCCCTCTGTAGCTTCTGTAGAATCCTTCTATGAGAAATGCGGTGCCCTTCCTGTTTCAATTCCAGGGTCTGAGGTATTGTCAGCTATCCAGACAGGGACGGTAGACGGGCTTGATAATGCGGTATTCAACTATGTAAATCAGGGGTTAACAGATGTTATAAAGTATATTACTGAACTGAATTACTGCTATTCCGGCGGCTGTTTTGTATCAAGCCCTAAATTCTGGAACACTCTAAGCGATGATGATAAGGACATGTTTACGGAGTGTGCGAGGAAAGCATCAGCAGAGTTTACGGAATATTTTAGGAATACAACAGATGAACTGGTAAATAGTGGTGTTGACAGCGGACAGTGGGTGGTATCACAGCCGTCAGAGGACATGAAGGCTGGGCTGCAAAAGATTTATGAAGAAATATGGGAAGAATCAAAAGGCAAATATCCAGCGGATATTATGGATATGATCATCAGCGGAGATTATAAAAAATAAGGTTTTAAAGCTGTGTGAAAGAGGGAATGTATATGGGAGAAAGTATATCAGCAAGATCGCATTATATGAATGTATTTGAAAAAATAAATCACTGCTTTCTTTATTTTGAAAAGATTGTGCTTACGTTCTGCACCATTGTTCTTGTTATAGCTATTTTTATTCAGGTTGTCTGCCGTTACATATTACTGATCTCTACCCCGTGGGCAGAAGAATTGGCACGGTATCTGTTTGTGTGGATGGCTTATCTGGGAGGGGGATATGCGCTCCATACTGGGGGACAGATAGAGATTGATATAGCGCCTACCATTATCAAATCATTGAAAGGGATAAGCACTGCAACAAAAGACAGGATCATTCTGCTGTTAAAAACAGTAGGTCTGGTGATAACAGTAGTGTTTCTCCTTGGATTTTGCTGGGTATTTGGGAATTATATTATGTTCATAGCTGGAGGAAGCCAGACATCCCAGACAATGCATATCCCTATGTGGATTGTATATTTCCCCGTACTTATTGGATCCCTTATTACGGTGTGGCATGGAGTATACAGGATATTGTGCAATATTTGGCCGGTATCTGTTAATGTAGATTGAGGGGAGGGGGATAAAATATGACACCATTAACAGCATTATTGGTTTTTATAGGTACGTTTTTATTTGTGGCAATCGTTTTTGTGATTCCTGTTAGCTACGCATTGGGAATTGCCTCTATGGTTGTGTTTATGGCTGGGGGCCATGATGTGGTGACGGTTGCACAGTATGCATGGTCCTCCCTGGACAGCTTTTCCTTCCTGGCAATACCGTTTTACATATATGCCGGTACATTGATGGAATACAGCGGCATTTCCAAAATGCTGATAAACTGGATCGGAGGTATTATAGGCAGGGTAAGAGGAAGTCTGGGAATCATAACCATTCTTGCATCCATGGCCTTTGGCGTACTTACCGGTTCTGCTATGGCAACAATATCTGCCATTGGAAAAATTGTTCAGCCGCAAATGGAAAAAGAGAAATATCCCAGAGGCTATGTGGCGGCATTGCTGGCAGCTACATGCTTTTTGGGGATCCTTATTCCTCCGTCCGTACCGGGGATCATGTACGCGCTGTCGGCAGGAATTAAAATATCGGATGTCTGGATGGTCACTATTGGACCGACGCTTATTTTTATGGTTGGATATATCACTGTTAATTATTGCAGGATTGGGCGTCATCTTCCAAAGCCGGAGGCAGTTTCCATAAGTGGAACTGAACGTCTGGAAGAGTTTGGAAAAAACACATTTCGTGCAATTCCAGCATTACTCATGCCTGTTATTATATACGGATGTATATATGGAGGCATCTGTACGCCTACAGAAGCCGGTGCGTTAAGTGCGGTATATGGCATTTTTTATTATCTGATTTTGTGGTTTGTAAATAAGAAAGCGATCAAGATCGATTTCCTTACCATAGCAGCGATCAGCGGTGCATCAACAGCTGTGATCGGATTGTTAAATGCTTTTTCGGTTATTGCAGGAAAAGTGATAACACTCACGGGAGTCTCTGGTTTCCTCTCAAACCTCATTACACAGTCCATTTCAACCAAAGGCGGTTTCCTTTTAATGATTAATATCCTATTTTTGTTTATGGGAACATTTATGGATATTAATGCCACTATCCTGATCATGACGCCGCTTCTTCTTCCGGTTGCAATGAACGCTTATGGTATTACAGCGCTCCATTTTGGCGCGATCATGCTTGTGAATATGTGCGTGGGTTTTTTGACACCGCCTTTTGCAGTGGGGATATTTGTGGGACAAAAAATCGCAGGAGCTACATTTACAGACACAGTAAAGGAAGCAGTCCCCTTTATCATAGTTGGTCTGGCGGCGATTTTAGTCACAACTCTTTGCTCTGGATATTTAATGTTTTTTGTTAATCTGTTTACGTAAATAAAATATACCCGGGTTATAATTTAAGAAAGGTAAAGGTGATGTTTGATGGAATTTATGGGATATAGTGCAAGAATGCGCCGGTTAATGCCTGAAAAGGACGGCAGATATTTCGGATTGACTGTGGACCACAGTATGGCCAGGGGGGTTATGAGAGGACTTGATACATTCCAGAAGACCATAGATGATATGTGTGCAGGAGGACCGGATGCAATAACCATGCATAAAGGATTGGCAGAACGGTGCTTTGGCCAACATGCAGGTATTACACCCTTGGTATTGAAATGCACTACTTTTTCTCCCTACCAGCCGGATTTTGACACACCGGTGGCCACGGTAGAGGAAGGGGTAAGACTGGGAGCGGACGCAGTGTCCATAGGGTGTATTGTATGTGGAGACAAACAGCCGCAGCAGTTATCTACACTGGCTGATTACTGTAAGAAAGCAAAAGAGCTGGGAATGCCTGTCATATCCCACATATATCCAAGAGGAAACTGCTTAAAAGATGAAGCCAGATATGATTGGAAAAATATACTGTATGCAACAAGAGCTGCGGCAGAGTTGGGAGTTGATCTGATCAAGACCAATTATACGGGAGATCCGGAAAGTTTTGCAAGGGTAGTGGAAGGAACCCCCAGTATGGTTGCCATTGCTGGAGGCGATAACTGTCGAACTCCCCAGGAATTGTTTAAAATGACGAAGGACGTACTGGACTCCGGTGCAGCGGGAGTTACCTATGGCAGGTTTATCATACAGTATCCCAAAATCACTCCGATTGTCAAAGCGGTAAAGTCGATCATACATGGCGGATATTCAGTGAAAGAAGCAATGGAACTATTGGAAGAGCTGGAACATGAGTGATGGAGATGACATAATGCAATTGGACAGATTTAGAAAAATAGATGTAATAGCAATGGGAAGGGCAACGGTAGACCTGTACGCAAATGAGACAGGGCCTATGGAAGATGCAAAGACATTTTCCAAATACGTGGGAGGGTCTCCGGCAAATACCGCTGTTGCCATGGCTAACCTTGGACTGAAGGTGGGATATATTGGAAAAGTGTCGGATGATGCCTTCGGAAGATTTATATGTTCCTATTTGAATGGAAAAGGTGTGGATGTTTCCCATATACGTACTGATGACACGGGAAGAAGATCAGGATTGACCATGGGAGAGATCAGAGAAGATGGGAAGTGCAGTTATTTTATGTACCGGCAGGATTGCGCGGATTTGAATATACAGTGTACAGAGATCGATGAAAAATATATTGCCGATGCGAAAATGCTTCTGATATCCGGCACATCACTTACACATAGCCCTGCCAGAGAAAGCGTTTTTCTTGCCATGTCCTATGCCAGGAAAAACAACACCAGGATCATACTGGATTTAGACTACAGGACCGATACGTGGGATACGGAGGAGGAAGCATCTGTATATTACCATATGGCAGCGCTTCAATCAGATATGGTGATCGGTACACGAGAAGAATTCGATGTTATGGAGCGGATGTTTCTTCCTGGGAACAGGGATGATAAGAAATCAGCAGAATATTTCCTTGAGCGTGGGGCGGAATATGTGTCTATAAAAAGGGGAAAGGAAGGTTCCTGTATATATACCAAAGAGGATATCTATCATGGCGGAGTATATCCTGTAAAAGCGGTCAAAACATTCGGTGCAGGAGATGCTTACTCTGGTGCATTTAATTATGGGATAATCAGTGGATTTACTATGGAAAAGTGTTTGATGTATGCGGCTGCGGCTGCCTCCATTACGATATCAGGACACAGCTGTTCTGATTCAACTCCTACACTGGAACAGATAGATAGATTTATTACAGAGAATGACTATATATGCGGATAAAAAAAGGAACTGTCGGTTGGGCCGTTAAGGCAGAACCGGCAGTTCCTTTTTTAGGTGCGCCCGGCGGGCGCACGTTCTAACGGGTGAAAGTCCCTGACCCGCCCGGCAGTGGGAAGGGTGCAGCCAATGGCAAGGGCGTCATCGTGAGGTGGGGTCTGAAGGAAGCCGGAGGCAAACCACTGGCCTGTAAAAGTTGTCCGGATAGGCTGTGAAGCGTGGATGAGGTTGCCTAACAAACTAAAGTCCAATAACTGCACGGAACGCCAGCAGTAAACGGGGCAGGTATAAGTGGGAAAGAACGTGTGAGTACCCGGGGAGGTCTCACGGACGTGAAAGTGGCGATAAAACATTCGCTGTCACGGAGTAAAGCTTGCCGTGAGAAGTCAGCAGAGGTCATAGTACCGGGCGGTCGCAAACGCACCGGGAAGGACTGAACAGTAGGAGGTGTCGTTACCAAATGGAAACCGGACATGGAATTAAGTACAGACAACTTCATATTGAGGACTACCTGCGAGAGATACCTGCGGAACAGGGAAGGGAAACAGGAGAGTACGCCCATGAAAGGATTACCGGGAACCCCGACACCAACACGGACTTTCGGACGGACAACCTGCTAGATACGATTCTTAGAAGCGACAATCTAAATGCCGCCTATAAGAAGGTCAAAACGAACAAAGGCGTTGGTGGGATTGACGGAATGCAGGTGGATGAACTTCTACCCTACCTGAGAGAACACCAGTCCGAATTGGTCGAGCAGGTGAGGGAAGGCAAATACAAGCCAAACCCAGTCCGAAGGGTAGAAATACCCAAAGAGGAGAAAGGAAAAACAAGGAAACTGGGGATACCCACAGTGGTAGACAGGGTAATCCAACAGGCAATCGCACAGGAACTGACGCCCTTATATGAAGAACAGTTCTCTGACAACAGCATCGGATTCCGTCCCGGCAGAGGGGCGCATGACGCACTGGAAAGATGTAGGAAATATATCAACGAAGGATATGTCTACGTGGTCAGCATGGATTTACAATCCTACTTTGACACGGTGAACCACAGCAAGCTGATAGAGGTGCTGTCGAGGACGGTGAAGGACGGGAGGGTAATCTCGCTGATACACAAGTACCTGAAAGCCGGAGTAATGGAGGACGGAGGATTTCACGCAACGACCGAGGGCGTGCCGCAGGGAGGCCCGCTAAGTCCCTTATGTGGAAATGTCATGCTGAATGAGTTGGACAAGGAACTGGAGCGCAGGGGACACAAGTATGTGAGGTATGCGGATGACTGCCTGATTCTGTGCAAAAGCAGGAAAAGCGCAGAGAGGACAATGGAAAACATTGTGCCATTCATCACAGGAAAACTGTTTCTGAAAGTCAATCTTCAGAAAACGACAGTGAGCCACGTCAGCAAGATAAAATACCTGGGCTACGGCTTTTACCGGCATAAAGGGAAATGCCGCATGAGGATACACCCGAAGTCGGTGGCAAAAATGAAGAACCGGATACGGGAGCTGACAACCAGAGGGAACAAATGGAGCAATCAGGAGAGGGAAGAAAAACTCCGAAGCTATGCAAGGGGATGGATTAACTATTATCGATATGCAGACATGAAAAGCCTGATGGAACAGACGGATGAGTGGCTGCGCCACAGAATCCGAGCGGTGTACTGGAAACAATGGAAGAAGGTACGCACAAGATATAAAATGTTGCGGGCGTTACATTTACCAGAGTGGAAGGTGCATGAGATGGCGAACTGCCGAAAGGGAGTGTGGAGAGCGGCGGGAATGCTCAACTCGGCACTCACCAAAAGAATCATAGTGGACAGACTTGGTTATCCCGATATGACTGCCCACTATCTGAAAGTCCGAGTAAACTATTGAACCGCGTAGTACCGAACGGTACGCTACGTGGTGTGGAAGGGGAGGTTAAAATCTCCCCTATCCGATAAGGGAAGGCATGAAACGATTATTCTCAATTACGGATGATTTGACAGGGGCAGCAGATTCGGGCAGCTATTTTACAAACAGGGGGATTGAACTGACTAATTATACGGAATTGAATCCGGATAAAATCACTTAGTCATCAGAACACAATATATGTTTATTCCTGATATCTTAAAAAAGGGGGTTCAATACCGGATAGAATGTATTGATATAGTAAAGGGTACGCAGATGAAATTGGTACAAAGAGTTGCCAGGGCTGTTGGTCAGGATAACAGGGTCATTGTTTTTGATGCGATCACAAAAGAGGATGGGAAACGGCTCGTATCATCAAGGCTCCACTGGCTTACTTCGTACCCAAAATCATTTGGGCTGCTGCAGGCAAGGACGATGATCGGCATGATCTGGTCCGGCGTAAAAACAGACGGGGCACCGGGGCGTTTTTTATCGGAGAGGACTGCCCGTATCTCATCTTCAAGCTTTTCCGGGGCGTCCATTTCAATCCTCCGCAAGGCTGGGAGCGCCGCGAGGAACCGACTGCGCCAGGCGGCAGCATTATTATAATGAAGCCCGGCCTGTGGCGCAATATTCTGGTTGAATTCCCCCTGTGACGCAGGCAGGACAATGCTGGCTCTTTTGACCAGTCCTGACGGAAGGGAGCGGCTTTTTGAAAAAGCAGATAATATGTTTTTCATGGCATCAGATAAAACCGGGATAGTATCAATTGTTTTCCTTCGCATAATAACCCATCCATTCTTTAGTGATAGAATTATTATGCACCGACTACAATAAAAAAGCAACGTCTATTCATTATTATTTTGGCAATGCTGTACTAGCAATTTATCCAAGGCAACGGTGGTTCGTGCCATCAACTGGTTGTATCATTTTGGCATTATTGGCTTCTGTGGAAAGATTGTAGAGCTTGACATTCTTGATTTTAAACCGGGAAGACGTTGTTATTTTATGGATTTAGGAATTGCGAATTTCTACATGACACAAGCTGGTCTTGATAAGGCTTCCATAAATGGGACGCTTAATGAAAATTATGTATATATAAACCTGGTGAAAAGGCTGGATTTTCCACAGCAGATTGCATTTGAGACACCGGCTTTTGCCACATATAAGAATAGAGAAATCGACTTTTACGTACAGAGTCTGAAAGAGCGGACACGGTATGCTGTTGAGGTAAAGTCTGGTAAGCAGTCTGGAAATACAGCCAAAAAGGCGCTTTATGACGGTAAAGCAGATTATCTTCTTTACCTGAAAGGTAATACCCATGGCGGTGTTGAGGGTAAAACAATTACCCGGCCAATCTATGCACTGGAACGATTTCATTTTTAACTGTAACGGGGTATATTAACACATCAATTAAATTATTTTACAAATGAAGAAGCCGTTGCAAAATAGATGAGTAATCTATGGAGCAATGGCTCTTTCTTTTTGCTTAAAAACAGAAAACGGACTCCGAAGAGTCCGCAATCCATGGCATAATAAATTATGCCGAGTAAAATAAAATACCATAAAAATTTACTAGAACTCGGCGCAGCTTATCAACTGGTTTTGCCATTAAGTTTGAAAGGTTTGGTTCCCAACGATGATTCTGTCCGACTGCTGAGCCACGAATTGGAGGATTTAGATTACAGCTTGCTGTATCAGGCTTACTCTGCCAAAGGCAGAAATCCGGCAGTGGACCCAAAGACCATGTTCAAGATCCTGACCTATGCGTATTCCCAAAATATTTATTTTTCCCGTAAAATTGAAACTGCCTCCAAACGCGACATCAACTTCATGTGGCTGCTGGCCGGGCAAAAGGCACTGGAATACAGTACCATCGCACGGTTCCGCACAGGCTTTTTGGCGGATGCCTGTGAAAATCTCTTTTACCAGATGGTCAGAAGGCTGGAAAACTCCGGTGAACTGTCAAAGGAAACCGTGTTTATTGATGGAACAAAGCTGGAGGCCTGCGCCAATAAATACACCTTTGTCTGGAAAAAATCGGTTGGAAAATGGGAAGAAAAAATGTTCTGGAAGATACAGGATGCGGTTATACGGATCAATCAGGAGTATATCCAGTCATTCTGCGTCAAAGAAGCCACTCGGACAGAGGATCTTCAGAACATCTGTCGTTTCCTGGAACAGGTTTGCAGGGAACAACAAACGGTGTTTGTACATGGAAGAGGGAAACGGAAGAGCCGGAACCAGCGATATTTGGAGCTGTTCCACCGATTTTTAGAGCGGCAGACGGTTTATGACTGGCATACAGCCAGCTTCCAGGGAAGGAATAACTACTGCAAAACAGATCCGGATGCTACATTTATGCACATGAAGGATGACCATATGCGGAATGCACAGATCAAACCGGGCTATAACGTCCAAATCGGAGTAGATAGTGAATATATCATTGGGGTAGATATATTTCAAGACAGGAATGATGTCTGGACGCTGGTAGCATTTTTAAAGACAATGGAGGAAAAGCTGGGATTCCGTTATCCAAGTGTGACAGCGGATTCCGGATATAAGTATTAATCTAAATCTTTTGTATGCTGTTTCAAAACAGATGAATAAATATTATCCTGAATAATTCCTCAGAAGCCCTTTTATGTCAGAACTGGCGAAAGAACATTGTTCGGGGATTTTGATTAAATTTGATGTATTATTTTGTTGACAGTTGTTATTGCATTATTTATAATATAAACAAATGAACGCGAGTACATAATGAATAAAAATGTTACAAGGAATAAGGAGGATATCATGGGATACAATTATAAACAGATTGCCGAGTCGGTTGTTAAATGTATTGGTGGTCAGAAAAATATTAAATCCGTGCAGCATTGTGCTACCAGACTTCGTCTGATTGTTGTGGATAAAGAGAAAATAGATGAAAAAGGAATGGGGGATATTGAGGGAGTAAAAGGTACATTTTTTACAGCAGGACAGTTCCAGATTATTTTTGGTACAGGACATGTCAACCGAGTCTATGAAGAAGTGACCAAGCTGGGCATCAATGAAACAACGGAGAGTGAAGCAAAAGAGGCGAAAATGGATGGAAAGAATCGGTTGCAAAAGGCAATTCGAACTTTTGGGGATGTATTTGTTCCGGTTATCCCGGCTCTAGTTGCTACGGGTTTATTCCTAGTATAACTCGATTTTAATAAGTTTACATTATTATCCTGAAAACCAAGGGAAACGTGCGCCCAAAGCACGGACACGTAAGCCAATAAATCAGATTACTACCAATGCTTAAATTGTAAGCTTATTTAAATCGAGTTATACTAGGACTTAAGGGGGCACTTCTCAACGATAATTTTCTTTCAATCTTCGGAATGACAACTGCAGAAGTACCTCAGACATTTTCTGTCTTAGTGGATGTATTGTCGGGGACAACATTTGCATTTCTTCCGGCGATTGTTTGCTGGTCCACTTTCAGGGTGTTCGGTGGTTCCCCGGTGCTGGGATTGATTCTTGGTCTCATGCTAGTCAACGGCGCACTTCCAAACGCTTATTCTGTGGCCGATCCGTCAAGCGGAGTTGTTCCAATTTATCTGTTCGGGTTTATACCTATTGTAGGATACCAGGGCAGTATCCTTCCTGCTTTTGTGGCGGGCTGGCTTGGAAGTAAATTAGAAAAAAAATTGAGAAAGACGGTTCCAACAACCTTTGATTTTATGGTTACTCCTTTCTTGGTTCTTCTCATTATGCTTCTTCTTTCACTTGTTGTTATTGGACCAATCTTGCATGGAGTAGAAAATAATCTTCTGTCAGCTATGGAGGTGGCACTACATTTGCCTTTCGGTATTGGAGGTCTGATAATAGGATTCTTCTGGTCAATCATAACGCTAACTGGAGTACATCATATTTCAAACATGCTTGAGATTAGCCTTCTGGCAAATACAGGATTTAATCCGATGAATGCAATTCTTTGTATGTGTGGGTTTTCTTCATCTGGTGTCTGCCTTGCTATTGCTTTAAAGGCAAAAAAGAAAGAAGTTCGTGTAATTGGTCCCAGCGCCACTGCATCTGCTTTGCTAGGAATTGGGGAACCGGCCCTATTTGGTGTGCTTCTGAGATACAATATTAAACCATTTATTTTAAGCTGCTGTGTAAACGGAGTGGCTGGAATGATTGCGATGATTATCGGTCTTCAGGGAACAGGAAATGGAATTACGACAATTCCGGGAATTTTATTGTATATTTATTCACCACACCAGTTGATTATGTACATTATTTTGGCGGCGGTAACGTTTATTTCAGCTTTTGTTTTGGCGTGGATATTTGTCGTTCCAAAGGAAGTTATGGAAGAGTGATAAAAAGAGGGCAAAACAGTGATTCAAATATTGAAAAATGAGAAAAATCAGCAATTGTTTTTCCTAAATACTTCCGATACTTCTCTGGTTCTTTTTGTTCCGGAAAGCAGACACGTATTTATACCGCACTGGGGAGGAAAAATAGAGCCGACTGATATCGGATATATAATTGAAGAAATTTCTAGGGCAAGTTACCTGCCTGATGCGGATGGAAAAAAGAATTTTAAATTAGAACAGATGCCTCAGATTTACCCTTCATACGGGTATACAGATTTGCGGGAGCCGGCATTTTCTTTTAGGTGGAAAGACGGATCCAGGATTACAGACCTTCGTTACCGTTCTTACAGTACATATAGAGGGAAAAGAAAACCTGAGAGACTTCCAGCAGTGCTTTCAGATGAAGATAGCGAGGTTCTTGAAATCGTACTTTGTGATACATTAAAGCAGACTGAGGTGACGTTGGTATTCGGAGTTTTTGAAAAATACAATGCGATTACCCAGTCTGTACTGGTAAAAAATAAAGGTGAAGAAGCGTTCTATATTGAAAAAATTTGTTCTGCAAATATGGATTTGTTATTCAGTGACTTGGATTTGATCCATCTGTCGGGTGCATGGGGAAGAGAATGTAATATTAAGAGAAGGCATCTGGAACAGGGAATACAGGCAGTAGGCAGTACACGGGGGGCAGGCGGACATGGACAGAATCCGTTTGCTGCACTTGTATCGCCGGATACTTCGGAAGATCAAGGAGAAGTCTATGCAATGAATTTTGTATATAGCGGAAATTTCCTTGCTGAGGTAGAGGTGGATATGCATGAGAATAGTCGTTTCCAGATTGGAATCCATCCATTTGAATTTGAATGGAAGCTAAATCCGGGATATGAGTTCCAGACGCCGGAAGTGGTTCTGGTCTATTCAGGGAATGGACTGGGACAGATGTCCCGAACGTTTCACAAATTGTATCGTGAGTGTCTGATGCCAACAAGGTTTAGAAATCAGGAGAGACCAGTTCTGCTCAATAGTTGGGAGGCGAACTATTTTGATTTTACGAGAGACAGTCTTGTCTCGCTGGCAGCACAGGCAGCAGAGGCGGGGGCAGAATTATTTGTATTAGATGACGGGTGGTTTGGTCGGCGGGATGATACAACAACATCAATAGGAGACTGGATACCTTACGAGAAGAAGCTAGGAGGGAATCTGGAGAGTTTAATCAGTGATATCCGTAAGCGGAAAATTGCATTTGGGTTGTGGTTTGAACCCGAAATGGTATCCCCGGACAGCGAATTGTACAAACAGCACCCGGAGTGGGTCATACAGGTAAAAGGGCGGAGAATAGAAAAATCTAGAGATGAATATGTTCTGGATCTTGCAAATCCTGCTGTATGTGAATATATTATCCGGAGTGTAGGGAAGATTTTGAGTGAAAACTCAATCTCTTATGTGAAATGGGATATGAATCGGAACTTTACAAATACAGGGTCTCTCTACCTGTCCCCGGAACAGCAGAAGGAGTTGCCACATCGCTATATGCTTGGACTTTACCATATTATGGAAACCTTAACGAAAGAATTTCCGGATGTACTTTTTGAGGGTTGTGCAGGAGGAGGTGGAAGGTGCGATCCTGGAATGCTTTATTATATGCCTCAGATATGGGTCAGCGATGATACGGACGCTCTGGAGAGATTGCCGATTCAATATGGGACATCACTCGTATATCCGTCGATTGGAATGGGTTGTCACATTTCGGATGTTCCGAATCATCAAACAGGGAGAAGAGTCAGCCTTGAAACTAGGGCGGCCGTTGCAATGTGGGGGAATCTGGGACTTGAATTGAATTTTAACAAGATTGATAGTGCAGAAAAAATTCAAATAAAAAAATATATTGGTTTTTATAAAAAGGTAAGATATATAATTCAGTTCGGAGACCTGTATCGTTTAAAGGGACTGGAAATTGGGAACGAATAT is a window of Enterocloster clostridioformis DNA encoding:
- a CDS encoding alpha-galactosidase, which translates into the protein MIQILKNEKNQQLFFLNTSDTSLVLFVPESRHVFIPHWGGKIEPTDIGYIIEEISRASYLPDADGKKNFKLEQMPQIYPSYGYTDLREPAFSFRWKDGSRITDLRYRSYSTYRGKRKPERLPAVLSDEDSEVLEIVLCDTLKQTEVTLVFGVFEKYNAITQSVLVKNKGEEAFYIEKICSANMDLLFSDLDLIHLSGAWGRECNIKRRHLEQGIQAVGSTRGAGGHGQNPFAALVSPDTSEDQGEVYAMNFVYSGNFLAEVEVDMHENSRFQIGIHPFEFEWKLNPGYEFQTPEVVLVYSGNGLGQMSRTFHKLYRECLMPTRFRNQERPVLLNSWEANYFDFTRDSLVSLAAQAAEAGAELFVLDDGWFGRRDDTTTSIGDWIPYEKKLGGNLESLISDIRKRKIAFGLWFEPEMVSPDSELYKQHPEWVIQVKGRRIEKSRDEYVLDLANPAVCEYIIRSVGKILSENSISYVKWDMNRNFTNTGSLYLSPEQQKELPHRYMLGLYHIMETLTKEFPDVLFEGCAGGGGRCDPGMLYYMPQIWVSDDTDALERLPIQYGTSLVYPSIGMGCHISDVPNHQTGRRVSLETRAAVAMWGNLGLELNFNKIDSAEKIQIKKYIGFYKKVRYIIQFGDLYRLKGLEIGNEYAWMYISDDGEKILITYVQIMSRPNTVSKRLRLTHVEKQALYKDTLSGRRFHGSELSEIGLEIGKISRDGDSQQWLLEKVSEKDKGQI